One window of Diabrotica undecimpunctata isolate CICGRU chromosome 8, icDiaUnde3, whole genome shotgun sequence genomic DNA carries:
- the LOC140447733 gene encoding LOW QUALITY PROTEIN: WD repeat-containing protein 55 homolog (The sequence of the model RefSeq protein was modified relative to this genomic sequence to represent the inferred CDS: inserted 1 base in 1 codon): MYQKKHLQESSEESIVAMEDSSDSSDVSMTDSDSENQISETENDIDVSKNTESDVELQEEMEEEEEDETIQAIKNESKKERDRPPNIQCEDFITDISFHPHEDLLAVANIVGDVLIYKYSNEANDLVNTIELHTKACRDVEFSCDGKHLFSTSKDKSIMITDMSNGQLVKFYENSHDVPVYCLTVIDENIFATGDDDGMIKLWDLREKSDKQIYKTKKNEDYISDMVTNDAKHYLVCSSGDGSIISIDLQNRKIHMQSEEYEEELTCMGTFRTETKLISGSSKGKLFVYNWEEFGLHSDICPGPKTSINALVPITENIVVTACEDGNLRATHLFPHKPLGIVGQHDLSIENVDICNTGQFIASSSHNNDVKFWNIQYFEDFEKINXQKYNKKKELRNNLPSSNIKNASDFFSGLC, from the exons atgtaccaaaaaaaaCATCTCCAAGAAAGTTCTGAAGAAAGTATAGTAGCAATGGAGGATAGCTCGGATAGCAGTGATGTGTCCATGACTGATTCTGATTCCGAGAACCAAATTAGCGAAACTGAAAATGATATTGATGTTTCAAAAAACACAGAATCTGACGTTGAGTTACAAGAAGAAATGGAGGAGGAGGAGGAAGATGAAACTATACAAGCAATCAAAAATGAAAGTAAAAAAGAAAGAGACCGTCCACCCAACATACAGTGTGAAGATTTCATAACAGACATCTCTTTTCATCCTCATGAGGATTTATTAGCTGTTGCAAATATTGTGGGTGATGTTCTCATTTACAAATATTCAAATGAGGCAAACGACTTGGTTAACACAATAGAACTCCACACAAAAGCTTGTAGAGATGTCGAGTTTAGTTGTGATGGTAAACATTTATTTTCTACATCCAAAGATAAGTCCATAATGATTACAGATATGAGCAATGGACAACTGGTTAAGTTTTATGAAAATTCACATGATGTACCTGTATATTGTTTGACTGTTATAGATGAAAACATATTTGCCACAG GAGATGATGATGGGATGATAAAACTTTGGGATTTGAGGGAGAAATCTGATAAACAAATatacaaaacaaagaaaaatgaagATTATATTAGTGATATGGTAACAAATGATGCTAAACATTACCTAGTGTGTTCCAGTGGAGATGGTTCCATTATAAGTATAGATTTACAAAACAG aaaaattcatATGCAATCTGAAGAATATGAGGAAGAACTGACGTGTATGGGAACATTCAGAACAGAAACAAAACTTATTTCAGGCTCATCTAAGGGTAAACTTTTTGTGTACAACTGGGAAGAATTTGGTCTTCATAGTGATATTTGCCCAGGTCCAAAAACATCCATAAATGCTCTTGTGCCTATCACAGAAAATATTGTAGTTACTGCTTGTGAGGATGGAAATCTTAGGGCTACACATCTTTTCCCACACAAACCTTTGGGTATTGTGGGCCAGCATGATTTATCCATTGAAAATGTGGATATTTGTAATACAGGGCAGTTTATAGCATCCAGTAGTCATAACAATGATGTGAAGTtttggaatatacagtattttgAAGATTTTGAGAAGATCA cacaaaaatacaataaaaagaaGGAACTAAGGAATAATCTACCATCATCTAATATAAAAAATGCCTCGGATTTCTTTAGTGGACTTTgttga